In Deltaproteobacteria bacterium, a genomic segment contains:
- a CDS encoding RNA polymerase sigma factor gives MQPEDRGLVERMQAGDREAFGEVYEQYARRVYAFALRRLRDADEAEDVCQDVFVEVARSIRGFEGRSTLGTWILGITFHEVCNRRRRSSRRAVSLERHQDGVRPDEGSPVDRHVEAVRVLARCTDVLGSEIGEAHRVIFELALAGATDVAAIADQVGKSRQAVKISLFRTRRLLGERVVGLRELLARHA, from the coding sequence ATGCAACCCGAGGACCGGGGCCTGGTGGAGCGGATGCAGGCGGGTGACCGCGAGGCGTTCGGCGAGGTCTACGAGCAGTACGCGCGGCGCGTCTACGCCTTCGCGCTGCGGCGGCTGCGCGATGCCGACGAGGCCGAGGACGTCTGCCAGGACGTGTTCGTCGAGGTGGCGCGCTCGATCCGGGGCTTCGAGGGTCGCTCGACGCTCGGCACCTGGATCCTCGGCATCACCTTCCACGAGGTCTGCAACCGCCGCCGCCGCTCGAGCCGCCGGGCGGTCTCGCTCGAGAGGCACCAGGACGGCGTGCGGCCCGACGAAGGCTCGCCGGTCGACCGTCACGTCGAGGCCGTGCGCGTGCTCGCGCGCTGCACCGACGTGCTGGGCAGCGAGATCGGCGAGGCGCATCGCGTGATCTTCGAGCTCGCGCTCGCTGGCGCCACCGACGTGGCGGCGATCGCCGACCAGGTGGGAAAGTCGCGCCAGGCGGTGAAGATCAGCCTGTTCCGCACGCGCCGGCTCCTCGGCGAGCGCGTGGTGGGCCTGCGCGAGCTGCTCGCCCGGCACGCGTAG